A single genomic interval of Nitrospirota bacterium harbors:
- the tdh gene encoding L-threonine 3-dehydrogenase, whose protein sequence is MVQSLVYNGFMQALVKTSAQPGLTLSTCPDPQPGRTDAVIRVKATSLCGTDAHIYNWDPWAHSRIHPPRIIGHEMCGEVVEVGPEVTLVKRGDYVAAESHLTCGHCFQCRTGQAHVCKNYRILGVDLDGSFAEYVVLPEAVLWKTSPTIPPELACAQEPLGNAVDAALVEDLTGQTVLITGCGPTGLFAAAVARTAGAATIIASDVSAYRLDLAKQVGVDHVLNATTDTADHIAAAIRDITAGEGVDASLEMSGNPIALHQAFNAVKNGGRVTLFGIPTGSVCFDLPNEIIFKGIRVYGVTGRRLFKTWYRLAGLFQAGLNIKPIMTHTFPMKDFEQGFKLINSGQCGKVVLIP, encoded by the coding sequence ATGGTCCAATCGCTGGTATACAATGGATTCATGCAGGCGCTTGTGAAAACATCGGCTCAACCAGGATTGACGCTCAGCACCTGCCCCGATCCACAACCGGGCCGCACCGATGCGGTCATCCGCGTGAAAGCCACGTCGCTCTGCGGGACCGATGCCCATATTTACAATTGGGATCCTTGGGCCCATAGCCGCATCCACCCGCCACGGATCATCGGTCATGAAATGTGCGGCGAGGTCGTGGAAGTCGGGCCCGAGGTCACCTTGGTCAAGAGAGGGGACTATGTCGCAGCCGAGTCGCACCTCACATGTGGGCACTGTTTCCAATGCCGGACCGGACAGGCGCATGTGTGCAAGAACTATCGCATCCTGGGAGTCGATCTCGACGGATCGTTTGCGGAATACGTTGTCCTGCCGGAAGCCGTGCTCTGGAAGACGTCACCCACCATTCCACCGGAACTCGCCTGCGCGCAAGAACCGCTCGGCAACGCCGTCGATGCCGCCTTAGTCGAAGACCTCACGGGACAGACGGTACTGATCACCGGCTGCGGTCCGACCGGACTCTTCGCAGCCGCCGTCGCACGAACGGCCGGCGCCGCCACCATCATTGCGTCGGACGTCAGTGCCTACCGCCTGGACCTGGCCAAACAGGTCGGGGTCGATCATGTGCTCAACGCCACAACTGACACCGCCGATCACATCGCCGCCGCCATTCGTGACATCACCGCCGGCGAAGGGGTCGATGCCTCCCTCGAAATGTCGGGAAACCCGATCGCCTTACATCAGGCCTTCAATGCCGTGAAGAACGGTGGACGTGTGACGCTCTTCGGCATTCCCACAGGGTCCGTATGTTTTGATCTCCCCAACGAAATTATTTTTAAGGGCATCCGCGTGTACGGCGTGACGGGCCGCCGACTCTTCAAAACCTGGTACCGCTTGGCCGGGCTCTTCCAGGCCGGGCTGAATATTAAGCCGATCATGACCCATACCTTTCCCATGAAAGACTTTGAACAGGGGTTCAAGTTGATCAACTCAGGACAATGTGGAAAAGTGGTGCTGATTCCGTGA
- a CDS encoding ATP-binding protein — MSASIGIQDNGGQRGTASILIKVGMVVGGLSVAFGLLLLITSHYTRQLIGTSKAIEQAGAERMRAYKLASLVQRLPGSLAGKEAALIREDILELERVLEGLRFGTPEHDAVGDINPHLSAQMQKVQDRWSNQLRPALERALESTGRDLITQQEEYLDLTDEFVTDMEEVVQSVEQESAGRLHALYSLQIGFLVLSLGLVGTALLFLYRLIREPLKRLTEGAERMAAGEFHTKIQVDTRDELGQLARTFDRMAETIQGHIEEIQALHATGEDIGMLEPGGLDGVLRRIADRAVESLEADLALVMVRHPTMECWLVAAASGTAFDRIRDQILLVEETPFSNQAFETKRPVVVEDLSKYPDRPIRFRDQFGAKSYMAVPMVGPHECRGVLVLLSLTHTQKFTEWDIQLAQQFASYAAVTMENARLFEAVEFESHTLRARLQAVERNVAEMIHEVKAPAGRVAEFASWIEQDYGKHLDAKGLQYLAWIKNEGKDLAALAERTLDLARIKYEPSPLESVDVNSVIGEILALLEKDCLKNRIRVTIEPDLPRLGCRRIHVKQVFDNLISNAIKYMGDQADPHVEIGTTGSSRGPLLYVRDNGMGIDASMFDRLFLPFSRLVGEEVPGSGIGLSIVKTVVEQYEGEVTVESAVGSGSTFFVRLPVLSIAPSPPDRQQHNLAAP; from the coding sequence ATGAGCGCCTCGATCGGCATACAAGACAATGGGGGGCAGCGCGGCACCGCCTCGATTCTTATCAAGGTCGGGATGGTCGTCGGCGGCCTGTCGGTAGCATTCGGCTTGTTGCTCCTGATCACGTCCCATTACACACGGCAGCTCATCGGAACGAGCAAAGCGATCGAACAGGCCGGGGCCGAGCGCATGCGCGCATACAAACTGGCTTCCCTCGTCCAGCGTCTTCCCGGTTCCCTTGCAGGAAAAGAAGCGGCGCTCATTCGCGAAGACATCCTCGAGTTGGAACGGGTCCTGGAAGGACTACGCTTCGGGACGCCGGAGCATGACGCCGTCGGGGACATCAACCCCCACCTGTCCGCGCAAATGCAGAAGGTCCAGGATCGCTGGTCGAATCAGCTGAGGCCTGCCCTGGAGCGGGCGTTAGAATCGACGGGCAGGGATCTCATCACGCAGCAGGAGGAGTACCTCGATCTGACGGATGAATTCGTCACGGACATGGAGGAGGTGGTGCAGTCGGTGGAGCAGGAGTCTGCCGGTCGGCTGCACGCTCTGTATAGTTTGCAGATCGGGTTTCTTGTCCTGTCGCTCGGATTGGTAGGCACGGCGCTGCTGTTTCTCTATCGTCTGATCCGTGAGCCGCTCAAACGCCTGACGGAGGGAGCCGAGCGTATGGCAGCCGGCGAGTTCCATACGAAAATCCAAGTCGACACAAGGGATGAACTGGGACAGCTCGCGCGGACCTTTGATCGAATGGCCGAAACCATTCAAGGTCATATTGAGGAAATACAGGCCCTGCACGCGACGGGGGAAGACATCGGCATGCTGGAGCCGGGGGGGCTGGATGGTGTGCTTCGACGAATCGCCGATCGCGCGGTCGAATCCTTGGAAGCCGATCTCGCGCTGGTGATGGTCCGCCATCCTACGATGGAATGCTGGCTGGTGGCGGCGGCTTCCGGCACGGCCTTCGATCGGATCCGGGATCAAATTCTCCTCGTCGAAGAAACGCCGTTTTCCAACCAGGCGTTCGAAACGAAGCGCCCCGTGGTGGTCGAAGACCTGTCGAAATATCCGGACAGACCAATCCGGTTTCGCGACCAGTTCGGCGCCAAGAGTTATATGGCGGTTCCCATGGTGGGCCCGCATGAGTGCCGTGGCGTGCTGGTGCTGTTGAGCCTGACGCATACACAGAAGTTTACGGAGTGGGACATTCAGTTGGCTCAGCAATTCGCGTCGTATGCCGCGGTCACGATGGAGAATGCGCGTCTGTTCGAGGCGGTCGAGTTCGAGTCTCACACGCTGCGCGCGAGACTGCAGGCGGTCGAGCGCAACGTCGCCGAGATGATTCATGAGGTCAAAGCGCCGGCGGGACGTGTGGCGGAGTTCGCGTCATGGATCGAGCAGGATTACGGCAAGCACCTTGATGCGAAGGGACTGCAATACCTTGCCTGGATCAAGAACGAGGGGAAGGATCTTGCGGCGCTGGCTGAGCGAACCTTGGATCTTGCGCGGATCAAATATGAGCCCTCGCCGCTGGAAAGCGTGGACGTGAATTCGGTCATCGGCGAAATCCTGGCCCTGCTGGAGAAAGATTGCCTGAAGAACAGGATCCGGGTGACGATCGAGCCCGATCTGCCACGCCTCGGATGCCGTCGCATCCATGTGAAACAAGTGTTTGATAATCTGATCAGTAACGCCATTAAGTACATGGGCGATCAGGCGGACCCCCATGTAGAGATCGGCACGACCGGGAGCAGTCGGGGGCCCCTCTTGTATGTCCGCGACAACGGGATGGGGATCGACGCGTCCATGTTTGATCGCCTGTTCCTCCCATTTTCCCGACTGGTAGGGGAGGAGGTTCCGGGATCGGGAATCGGTCTCTCGATCGTCAAGACGGTGGTCGAGCAATATGAGGGCGAGGTCACCGTGGAGTCCGCTGTCGGATCGGGCAGTACGTTTTTTGTCCGGTTGCCCGTGTTATCCATAGCACCGTCGCCTCCCGACCGGCAGCAGCACAACCTCGCCGCTCCGTAA
- a CDS encoding YceI family protein — translation MLRRRMQRWGLCVLFGVMVWCPLESHAEPARWNVDPEHSSIEFRVAHMLVSKTTGRFMDYTGHIDMDTEAGTVKAIEATIKTGSVNTNHEKRDAHLRSADFFDVEHAPTMTFKMKSYKKTAEGYAAVGDLTMRGVTKEITLVGHYNGVTKDPWGNTRAGFNAEGKLNRKDFGMVWNKTLDSGGLVVGDEVQIRLDIECIKAKP, via the coding sequence ATGTTGAGGCGAAGAATGCAGAGGTGGGGTCTGTGTGTGCTGTTCGGCGTGATGGTCTGGTGTCCGTTGGAGAGTCACGCAGAACCGGCTCGTTGGAATGTGGATCCTGAGCATTCGTCGATCGAGTTTCGTGTCGCGCACATGCTGGTATCGAAGACGACGGGGCGGTTCATGGACTATACCGGGCATATCGACATGGATACCGAAGCCGGCACGGTGAAGGCGATTGAGGCCACGATCAAGACGGGGTCGGTGAATACGAATCACGAAAAACGGGATGCCCACTTGCGGAGTGCCGACTTTTTTGATGTGGAACATGCACCGACGATGACCTTCAAGATGAAGAGCTATAAGAAAACCGCAGAGGGTTATGCGGCGGTGGGCGATCTCACGATGCGGGGCGTGACCAAGGAAATTACCCTGGTGGGCCATTATAACGGAGTGACGAAAGACCCTTGGGGCAATACGAGGGCCGGCTTCAATGCGGAGGGGAAGCTGAATCGCAAAGACTTCGGGATGGTCTGGAACAAAACGTTGGATAGCGGCGGGCTCGTGGTCGGCGATGAGGTTCAGATACGACTCGATATTGAATGTATCAAGGCGAAACCCTAG
- a CDS encoding SUMF1/EgtB/PvdO family nonheme iron enzyme codes for MRACGIIVGVVISGLMGVSGPVYALDVSDVVREWTPEGKKLAAERAKLPAHDDMVLVPAGPFLMGSDRKVDRNAYPAEFPQRTVYLDAYEIDKFEVTTVQYLKYTLAKGFAPLIDWQYDGGNFQDTMVNHPVMHVSWDDAAAYCTWAGKRLPTEAEWEKAARGEDGRIYPWGNQPAGLSRANFGRTGLSGPVRDRPERLLLYPPIISVDKYDNGVGPYGTFQMAGNVAEWVADWFDPKYYATAPDKNPKGPEKGTQRSFRGGGWIDSTPSVRTAQRNGTDPNTKMNWMGFRCARDVREAPGGQG; via the coding sequence GTGCGAGCATGTGGAATCATCGTTGGGGTCGTGATCTCAGGGTTGATGGGAGTCAGTGGGCCGGTGTATGCGTTGGATGTGTCCGACGTCGTCCGGGAATGGACTCCTGAAGGAAAGAAGCTTGCTGCCGAGCGGGCGAAGCTGCCGGCTCACGACGACATGGTCCTGGTTCCCGCGGGGCCTTTCCTGATGGGGAGCGATCGAAAGGTCGATCGCAATGCGTACCCGGCGGAGTTCCCGCAGCGAACGGTCTATCTGGATGCCTATGAGATCGATAAATTCGAAGTGACCACCGTGCAATATCTGAAGTACACCCTCGCCAAAGGTTTTGCACCGCTGATCGACTGGCAATATGACGGCGGTAACTTCCAGGACACCATGGTTAACCATCCGGTGATGCACGTATCGTGGGACGATGCCGCTGCCTACTGCACGTGGGCCGGCAAACGCCTCCCCACCGAGGCCGAGTGGGAGAAGGCGGCCCGTGGGGAGGATGGGCGGATTTATCCTTGGGGTAACCAGCCAGCCGGTCTGTCGCGTGCGAACTTCGGTCGGACCGGCTTGTCCGGCCCGGTGCGCGATCGTCCCGAGCGGTTACTCCTCTATCCACCGATCATTTCCGTGGACAAGTACGACAATGGCGTCGGTCCCTACGGCACGTTCCAGATGGCGGGTAACGTGGCCGAGTGGGTGGCAGATTGGTTCGACCCCAAGTACTACGCGACTGCGCCGGATAAGAATCCCAAGGGGCCAGAGAAGGGAACGCAGCGGAGCTTCCGCGGCGGCGGCTGGATTGACAGTACCCCCAGCGTACGGACCGCGCAACGCAACGGGACCGATCCGAACACCAAGATGAACTGGATGGGCTTTCGCTGCGCGCGGGATGTCCGGGAGGCACCTGGTGGGCAGGGCTGA
- a CDS encoding sigma-54 dependent transcriptional regulator has product MYSTIDKTFTILLVEDNGGDVEMFLRTVEEELPRKDDERVELVIAARAEGGLQILNERRIDLVISDVRLPGMSGLELLQRVQAMDRRIPVIMISWVDTVDIGVEAMRCGAFDYITKPFEKLDLAARIHRAMRISEMLYRYEPGQTGDALPFKELVGVSPAFRALTTMIEAAASVHTTTLIIGETGTGKELIARAIHDRSAERNGPFQVIDCTTFSEGTVDSELFGHVRGAFTGAVGDKLGLLEQGVGGTLFLDEIGDLPLPLQAKLLRVLEEGEVRAVGSVQLKKFRARFIAATNQELIEKVKRNEFRKDLFFRLNVMAIKVPPLRERTEDIPLLARHFIRRYAKEFGKPIADLHPSAATELVAYCWLGNVRELRNVMERAVMLAKGDRIGYHDVVGLLQFTDQAQRPESDDYLSLPYAKAKEKVLEDFSRRYIKRKLDRHQGNVTHASLEAGLPRSYFHEIMRRYLKDEK; this is encoded by the coding sequence ATGTACAGCACCATCGATAAGACCTTTACCATTCTGCTCGTGGAGGATAACGGGGGAGATGTCGAAATGTTCCTCCGAACGGTCGAGGAGGAGCTGCCTCGAAAAGATGATGAAAGAGTCGAATTGGTCATTGCCGCCCGAGCCGAGGGCGGGTTGCAGATCCTGAATGAGCGACGAATCGATCTGGTGATTTCGGATGTGCGCCTTCCGGGCATGAGCGGCCTTGAACTGCTGCAGCGCGTGCAAGCCATGGACCGGAGGATCCCCGTCATTATGATCAGCTGGGTGGATACGGTGGATATCGGGGTTGAAGCCATGCGGTGCGGCGCCTTCGACTACATCACCAAGCCATTCGAGAAGCTCGATTTAGCGGCGCGGATTCATCGCGCCATGCGGATTTCAGAAATGCTGTACCGCTACGAGCCTGGCCAGACCGGGGACGCGCTCCCGTTCAAGGAACTTGTAGGAGTCAGCCCCGCCTTTCGCGCCTTGACGACCATGATCGAAGCGGCCGCCAGCGTCCATACCACGACCTTGATCATCGGTGAAACCGGGACCGGGAAAGAGCTCATCGCCAGAGCGATCCATGATCGGAGCGCGGAACGAAACGGTCCCTTTCAAGTCATCGATTGCACGACCTTCTCGGAAGGCACCGTCGATAGCGAACTCTTCGGCCATGTGCGTGGCGCGTTTACGGGCGCTGTCGGAGACAAGCTCGGCCTCCTCGAACAGGGGGTGGGAGGGACGCTATTCCTCGATGAAATCGGCGACTTACCGCTCCCCTTACAGGCGAAACTGCTTCGTGTGTTGGAGGAAGGTGAGGTACGGGCGGTCGGAAGCGTCCAGCTCAAGAAATTCAGGGCTCGCTTCATTGCCGCGACGAATCAGGAGTTGATTGAAAAAGTTAAACGGAACGAGTTCAGAAAGGATCTCTTCTTTCGGCTCAATGTGATGGCGATTAAGGTGCCACCGTTGCGGGAGCGAACGGAAGATATCCCCCTTCTTGCACGCCATTTCATCAGGCGATACGCGAAAGAATTTGGAAAACCCATCGCGGACTTGCATCCCTCGGCCGCGACCGAACTCGTCGCCTATTGCTGGCTTGGAAACGTACGCGAGTTGCGGAACGTAATGGAGCGGGCTGTGATGTTAGCCAAAGGCGACCGTATCGGTTACCACGACGTCGTCGGGTTGCTGCAATTCACCGATCAAGCGCAACGACCGGAGTCGGACGACTACCTCTCCTTGCCTTACGCAAAGGCGAAGGAAAAAGTATTGGAGGATTTCAGTCGCCGATACATCAAGCGCAAACTCGACCGCCACCAGGGAAACGTGACTCATGCCTCGCTGGAGGCAGGACTTCCTCGTTCGTATTTTCACGAAATTATGCGACGATATCTGAAAGACGAGAAGTAA
- a CDS encoding VacJ family lipoprotein, producing the protein MSSFRMLTFSLLTVVMLLVTGCAGKSGTVQTQGVSDEKPAIGETSAQTPPSQDVTAPDEPFDPFARADEAAGEEYDPWEPFNSNIFQFNRQVDRFVLKPAAKGYNFLLPDWVQIGISNIYYNLRFPPRFLNNMFQGKFKGAGIEVGRFLVNSTIGGAGLIDVAKDMGLETPEEDMGQTLGHYGMKPGPYLVLPLLPPFTVRDFTGYVGDVFLNPINWLVAPLIEVKNVPSIIAHKNRTTTSVIQFGVRVEEIVNERSRNLEKYQGVEEATLDLYTAVRNAYLQTRAKAVRE; encoded by the coding sequence ATGAGTTCTTTTCGTATGCTGACGTTCAGTCTGCTGACGGTTGTGATGCTACTGGTTACTGGCTGTGCGGGGAAATCAGGCACAGTACAGACGCAGGGGGTGAGCGACGAGAAGCCGGCGATTGGGGAGACTTCCGCACAGACTCCTCCGTCGCAGGACGTGACCGCTCCAGACGAACCGTTCGATCCCTTTGCCAGGGCCGATGAAGCAGCCGGTGAGGAGTACGATCCCTGGGAGCCGTTCAACAGCAATATCTTTCAGTTCAACCGTCAGGTCGACCGATTTGTGCTCAAGCCGGCCGCGAAGGGGTATAACTTTCTCTTGCCGGACTGGGTTCAGATCGGTATCAGCAACATCTATTACAACCTGCGTTTTCCTCCGCGTTTCTTGAACAATATGTTTCAGGGCAAGTTCAAGGGGGCCGGCATCGAAGTCGGACGGTTCTTGGTGAACAGCACGATCGGTGGGGCGGGACTGATCGACGTGGCCAAAGACATGGGCTTAGAGACGCCTGAAGAAGATATGGGCCAAACACTCGGGCATTACGGTATGAAGCCTGGCCCCTATTTAGTGTTGCCGTTGTTGCCTCCCTTTACCGTCAGAGATTTCACGGGCTACGTGGGCGACGTGTTCTTAAACCCGATCAACTGGCTGGTTGCTCCGCTCATCGAGGTCAAGAATGTTCCCTCGATCATCGCACATAAGAATCGGACGACGACCAGCGTGATCCAATTCGGCGTCCGTGTCGAAGAGATCGTGAATGAGCGCTCGCGAAATCTCGAGAAATACCAGGGAGTCGAAGAGGCGACGCTCGATCTCTACACGGCTGTCCGTAATGCCTATCTGCAGACGCGAGCGAAGGCAGTCCGAGAGTAA
- a CDS encoding zinc-dependent alcohol dehydrogenase family protein produces the protein MKAMVLARTADVETSPLQLCERPTPQPGPGEVLVRLTVCGICRTDLHVIEGELANPTLPLIPGHQAVGVVSQVGPGVSERTVGERVGIAWLQHTCGMCEFCTSGRENLCEHARFTGYQVDGGYAEYALVPAAFAYPIPPIFSDEEAAPLLCAGIIGYRALRLSGIKPGQRLGLYGFGASAHIVIQIARHWGCQVYVSSLTEAHQRFARDLGAVWVGGATDQPPDKLHGSIIFAPAGELVPPALRALERGGTLALAGIHMTAIPSLDYDREVFGERVLRSVTANTRQDGLDLLREAAAIPIKPHTLSFPLADANRALQELKAGGYSGAGVLVLS, from the coding sequence ATGAAAGCGATGGTTCTGGCGCGCACGGCGGATGTGGAAACCTCCCCGCTGCAGCTGTGCGAGCGTCCAACACCACAGCCAGGTCCTGGTGAGGTCTTGGTTCGCCTCACCGTCTGCGGGATCTGCAGGACGGATTTGCATGTCATCGAAGGCGAGTTGGCCAATCCCACGCTTCCGCTTATTCCCGGCCACCAAGCCGTGGGGGTCGTCAGTCAGGTTGGCCCCGGCGTGAGTGAGCGGACGGTCGGCGAGCGAGTCGGCATCGCCTGGCTGCAGCACACGTGCGGCATGTGTGAGTTTTGCACGAGCGGGCGCGAGAACCTGTGCGAGCATGCCAGGTTTACCGGCTATCAGGTCGATGGCGGATATGCGGAGTATGCGCTCGTTCCGGCAGCCTTTGCCTATCCGATTCCACCTATCTTCAGCGATGAAGAAGCGGCCCCTCTCCTCTGTGCCGGGATCATCGGCTACCGCGCCTTGCGTTTGAGCGGCATCAAGCCGGGGCAACGGCTCGGTCTCTATGGGTTTGGCGCGTCCGCGCACATTGTCATCCAGATTGCTCGCCATTGGGGCTGTCAGGTCTATGTCAGCTCGTTGACAGAGGCGCATCAACGTTTCGCCCGTGACTTGGGCGCCGTCTGGGTGGGCGGGGCGACCGACCAGCCGCCCGACAAGCTCCACGGCTCGATCATCTTTGCTCCGGCCGGTGAATTGGTCCCGCCGGCTCTGCGTGCATTGGAACGCGGCGGCACGCTCGCTCTCGCCGGGATTCACATGACGGCGATTCCCTCGCTCGACTACGATCGCGAGGTCTTTGGCGAGAGGGTCCTTCGAAGCGTGACGGCCAATACGAGGCAGGACGGGCTCGATCTCCTGCGCGAAGCCGCTGCGATTCCGATTAAACCACATACCCTGTCGTTCCCCCTCGCTGACGCCAATCGCGCGCTGCAGGAATTGAAAGCCGGAGGGTATTCGGGAGCCGGGGTGCTCGTCCTCTCGTAA
- a CDS encoding glycine C-acetyltransferase, translated as MAYHSLKTSVSARLADIRAAGLYKSERQILSPQGAEIRVTQGEVLNLCANNYLGLANHPDIRRAAMEGLHEHGYGMASVRFICGTQDLHLQLEQTLSTFLGTEDTILYSSCFDANGGLFEVLLGEQDAVISDALNHASLIDGIRLCKATKLRYAHSDMADLEAKLHDATACRLRLIATDGVFSMDGDLAKLDRIVELAERYDAAVIVDDSHATGVLGRNGRGTPDHFGVADRIEIVTSTLGKTLGGAAGGFTSGRKEIVELLRQRSRPYLFSNSLPPVIAAAAQRAAILVAQGDQLRTRLRENAAFFRAQLTALGFRLIPGEHPIIPVMLGDASLATRMAERLLEEGIYVVGFSYPVVPEGQARIRVQMSAAHTREQLERASAAFATVGRELGVIS; from the coding sequence ATGGCCTACCATTCACTCAAGACATCAGTCTCAGCGCGGCTCGCGGACATCCGTGCGGCGGGCCTCTATAAATCCGAGCGCCAAATCCTCAGTCCGCAAGGGGCCGAGATTCGCGTGACGCAAGGTGAGGTTCTCAATCTCTGCGCCAACAACTATCTGGGGCTCGCCAACCACCCTGACATCAGACGGGCCGCCATGGAAGGGTTGCACGAACATGGCTACGGTATGGCCTCCGTCCGGTTCATCTGTGGCACGCAGGATCTCCACCTACAGCTCGAACAGACGCTCAGCACCTTCCTGGGTACCGAGGACACCATCCTGTATAGTTCCTGCTTCGATGCCAACGGCGGACTCTTCGAGGTGCTGCTCGGCGAGCAAGACGCCGTCATCAGCGATGCCCTGAACCATGCCAGCCTGATCGATGGTATCCGTCTCTGCAAGGCCACCAAACTTCGTTATGCGCATTCCGATATGGCGGACCTGGAAGCCAAGCTGCATGACGCAACAGCCTGCCGCCTTCGCCTGATTGCGACGGACGGGGTCTTCTCCATGGATGGCGATCTCGCGAAACTCGATCGGATCGTCGAGCTGGCGGAGCGGTACGATGCAGCGGTGATCGTCGACGACAGTCACGCGACCGGCGTACTCGGACGCAATGGCCGCGGCACGCCGGACCATTTCGGCGTGGCGGACCGGATCGAGATCGTCACCAGCACGTTGGGGAAAACATTGGGGGGCGCAGCAGGCGGGTTTACATCCGGACGAAAAGAAATCGTCGAGCTGTTGCGACAACGGTCGCGACCATACTTGTTTTCAAACTCACTTCCCCCGGTCATTGCCGCAGCGGCTCAACGGGCCGCCATCCTGGTCGCCCAAGGCGACCAGTTGCGAACCAGACTGCGCGAGAACGCTGCCTTCTTCCGTGCGCAACTCACCGCCCTCGGGTTCCGGCTCATTCCCGGCGAACATCCCATCATCCCGGTCATGTTGGGCGATGCCTCGCTCGCGACCAGGATGGCAGAACGGCTGTTGGAGGAAGGGATCTATGTCGTGGGATTTAGTTACCCGGTTGTGCCGGAAGGGCAAGCGCGGATTCGCGTCCAGATGTCGGCAGCCCATACCAGAGAACAGCTGGAGCGGGCCAGCGCTGCCTTTGCCACGGTTGGACGGGAACTGGGTGTGATTTCCTAA
- a CDS encoding energy transducer TonB → MKALYHQSLVIVAGICCAAWLAPGSPSPAYSASSPQTAPSSGPTKRWAQFELSQAESMGDPQTGKPVTLTIVLGGVAAGTTPVVAICESMAFQAQTVTLEPDAESMGLKGTVTLEPIPMSRTSVPPRAARVQVTFARSRQDKLERLMRRVVYVTMDRSEPVDETSEVLPVRSEESRGDEVVLDEVQTAVEPISTGVLAEEDLVPFASPGEGKAYWQHVSQLISKSWARQVRGIRHAASSETVKVRFKMFPNGRAQLIEVEKGSGAREIDEAGIYAVVHAQPFLPFPSELGEDAVDVHIRMRTGSRVRSRDVQAVGNPSVSQPAKK, encoded by the coding sequence ATGAAGGCGCTGTACCACCAAAGCCTTGTGATTGTGGCAGGCATCTGTTGCGCCGCATGGTTGGCTCCCGGCTCTCCCTCACCCGCATATTCCGCATCATCCCCACAGACGGCCCCCTCGTCGGGTCCCACGAAGCGTTGGGCGCAGTTCGAGTTAAGCCAAGCGGAGTCGATGGGCGATCCGCAAACCGGCAAGCCGGTGACATTGACGATCGTACTTGGGGGGGTCGCTGCGGGGACGACTCCGGTGGTGGCGATCTGTGAATCGATGGCGTTTCAAGCCCAAACGGTTACGCTTGAGCCGGATGCAGAGTCGATGGGGCTGAAGGGGACGGTGACGCTCGAGCCCATCCCGATGAGCCGGACCTCTGTGCCGCCCAGAGCGGCGCGAGTCCAAGTGACCTTTGCCCGATCCCGTCAGGATAAACTCGAACGGCTGATGCGTCGGGTCGTGTATGTGACGATGGATCGGTCAGAGCCGGTCGATGAGACGAGTGAGGTGCTCCCTGTCCGCTCCGAAGAATCACGGGGCGATGAGGTGGTTCTGGATGAAGTGCAGACGGCGGTGGAACCGATCTCGACGGGCGTCTTAGCCGAGGAGGATTTGGTCCCGTTTGCTTCTCCCGGGGAGGGCAAGGCCTACTGGCAGCATGTCAGTCAACTGATCAGCAAGAGTTGGGCTCGCCAGGTCCGCGGAATCCGGCATGCGGCGAGCAGCGAAACCGTAAAGGTCCGTTTCAAAATGTTTCCCAACGGCCGCGCCCAGCTGATTGAAGTTGAGAAGGGGTCCGGCGCCCGTGAAATCGACGAAGCGGGAATTTATGCCGTGGTCCATGCGCAACCGTTTCTGCCGTTCCCCAGTGAGCTGGGGGAGGACGCGGTGGACGTGCATATCCGGATGCGAACCGGTAGCCGGGTGCGGTCTCGCGATGTACAGGCGGTGGGGAATCCGTCAGTCAGCCAGCCTGCGAAGAAGTAG